The following coding sequences are from one Canis lupus dingo isolate Sandy chromosome 21, ASM325472v2, whole genome shotgun sequence window:
- the LOC112667886 gene encoding olfactory receptor 52Z1P-like, whose product MWYVLIGIPGLEDSHPWISIPICSMYVLAVIGNSFLIFLIVTERSLHEPMYFFLSMLALADVLLSTATAPKMLAIFWFQSMDISFGSCVSQMFFIHFIFVAESAILLAMAFDRYVAICHPLRYTTILTSSATGKIGIAAVVRSFFICLPFIFLVYRLRYCGRNIIPHSYCEHMGIARLACDSIKFNIIYGLTVALLSTGLDIVFIIMSYTMILCTVFQIPSWAARFKALNTCASHICVILMFYAPAFFSFFAHRFGGKTIPHHIHILVANLYVVVPPMLNPIIYGVKTKQIQDRVTLLFSFISTCC is encoded by the coding sequence ATGTGGTATGTCCTGATTGGAATCCCAGGGCTGGAAGATTCTCACCCCTGGATCTCCATCCCTATCTGTTCGATGTACGTGTTGGCTGTCATAGGCAACAGCTTCTTGATCTTCCTGATTGTGACTGAGCGCAGTCTCCACGAGcccatgtattttttcctttccatgctGGCCTTGGCAGATGTGCTGCTCTCCACAGCCACGGCCCCCAAGATGCTGGCCATCTTCTGGTTCCAGTCCATGGATATATCCTTCGGTAGCTGTGTATCTCAGATGTTCTTCATACATTTCATCTTTGTGGCAGAATCTGCTATTCTCCTGGCCATGGCAtttgaccgctatgtggccatctgtcaCCCCCTGAGATACACCACCATCTTAACCTCCTCAGCCACTGGGAAGATTGGCATAGCAGCTGTGGTCAGGAGCTTTttcatctgccttccattcatCTTCCTGGTTTACCGACTTAGGTACTGTGGGAGAAACATCATTCCCCACTCCTACTGTGAGCACATGGGCATTGCCAGATTGGCATGTGACAGTATCAAGTTCAACATCATCTATGGCCTGACTGTGGCCCTACTGTCTACAGGACTGGATATTGTGTTCATCATTATGTCGTACACCATGATCCTTTGCACAGTGTTTCAGATACCTTCCTGGGCTGCCAGATTCAAGGCCCTCAACACATGTGCTTCCCACATCTGTGTCATCCTTATGTTCTATGCCCcagcattcttttcattttttgcccATCGTTTTGGGGGTAAAACCATCCCTCACCACATCCACATCCTGGTAGCCAATCTCTATGTGGTTGTTCCCCCTATGCTAAACCCCATCATTTATGGGGTGAAGACCAAACAGATTCAAGACCGAGTAACATTGCTTTTCTCCTTCATCAGCACATGTTGTTAA